In the Candidatus Omnitrophota bacterium genome, one interval contains:
- a CDS encoding RluA family pseudouridine synthase yields MPVQNITVGPEDASQRLDSYLARILADVPSRTYVKNLIDGGRVTVNGKKVKAHYKISPGEKIIADLPDTEGGFENIEPEEIPLDVFYEDDCLLVINKPVGMLVHPAPGVQTGTLVNALLFRCQNLSDANESFRPGIVHRLDRETSGLILVAKDNQTHAHLAGQFETHTIRKRYAAVVHGEINYDEGVVDAPVGRHPVHFDKKTVSYEENAREAKTVYRVIRRGAGKTLVALFPESGRTHQLRVHMAHLGHPILGDDKYGKGDHFPRLALHAQGIGLVHPRTERDIEFFSPMPSEFRKVFINL; encoded by the coding sequence GCCAGGATATTGGCGGATGTCCCGTCCCGGACATACGTCAAAAACCTGATTGACGGGGGACGGGTCACGGTCAACGGCAAAAAGGTGAAGGCGCATTACAAGATTTCCCCCGGCGAGAAGATCATCGCGGATCTGCCGGACACGGAAGGCGGGTTCGAGAACATTGAGCCCGAAGAGATCCCGCTGGATGTCTTTTATGAGGACGACTGCCTGCTGGTCATCAACAAGCCCGTGGGGATGCTCGTCCACCCCGCGCCGGGTGTCCAGACCGGGACGCTGGTCAACGCCCTTTTATTCCGCTGCCAAAACCTGTCGGACGCCAACGAATCTTTCCGGCCCGGGATCGTCCACCGGCTCGACCGGGAAACGTCGGGGCTGATCCTGGTCGCGAAAGACAACCAGACCCACGCGCACCTCGCCGGACAATTCGAAACGCACACCATCCGCAAGCGTTATGCCGCCGTGGTCCACGGCGAGATCAACTATGACGAAGGCGTTGTGGACGCCCCGGTGGGGCGGCACCCGGTCCATTTCGACAAAAAAACCGTTTCCTACGAGGAGAACGCCCGCGAAGCGAAGACGGTGTACCGCGTCATCCGGCGCGGGGCGGGCAAGACCCTGGTCGCCCTGTTCCCGGAAAGCGGCCGCACGCACCAGCTGCGCGTGCACATGGCCCACCTGGGCCACCCGATCCTCGGGGACGACAAATACGGCAAGGGCGACCATTTCCCCCGGCTGGCCCTGCATGCCCAGGGGATCGGCCTGGTCCATCCCCGGACGGAGAGGGACATCGAATTTTTTTCTCCCATGCCTTCCGAGTTCCGCAAAGTCTTCATCAATCTTTAA
- the aroA gene encoding 3-phosphoshikimate 1-carboxyvinyltransferase, translating into MILKVQPVSSLKGRVRLPASKSYSIRAFLAAACGGVSVLRFPSDCDDAKVALGAARSLGVKISRPGPGAWRLSAGGRPHLAGINVKESGTVLRLVLPLAALRGSKVRVTGEGTLKGRPNRHLLQALRSMGVHVRGTGPGESVPIRISGGAIRGGRIALDASVSSQFVSSLLMTCPLLEDDSVLALKGRQLVSSDYVAMTLQVLRRAGIRMTRRGERLFFIPGRQVYRGLGHFTVPSDYGLAAFLLAACALVPSAAVLTGHFDDALVQADGRILGFLRRMGVRFRRTKNALLIRGPFALKGGRFSLKDCPDLVPVMAVLALFARGTTRLCDIRHARVKESDRISDLRSELLKTGADVRETQTELIINPRPGYRSGVLLDPHQDHRLAMAFSVLGLKIGTKIRDIDCVRKSYPGFVRDIRALGAKVSRAKQGKILNKR; encoded by the coding sequence ATGATCCTGAAGGTCCAGCCTGTTTCTTCCCTCAAGGGCCGCGTGCGTTTGCCGGCCTCGAAGTCCTATTCCATCCGCGCGTTTTTGGCCGCGGCCTGCGGAGGAGTTTCGGTTCTCCGTTTCCCTTCGGATTGCGATGACGCCAAAGTCGCGCTCGGCGCCGCCCGGTCCCTGGGCGTAAAAATTTCCCGCCCGGGACCCGGGGCGTGGCGGCTTTCCGCCGGCGGGCGTCCGCATCTTGCCGGCATCAACGTCAAGGAATCCGGCACTGTTTTAAGGCTGGTCCTTCCATTGGCGGCCCTGAGAGGATCGAAGGTCCGCGTGACCGGTGAGGGCACGCTCAAGGGCCGGCCCAACCGCCATCTCCTGCAAGCCTTGCGCTCCATGGGCGTCCATGTCCGCGGCACGGGCCCCGGGGAAAGCGTCCCGATTCGGATTTCCGGGGGCGCGATCCGGGGAGGGCGCATCGCCCTGGATGCGTCTGTCAGTTCGCAATTCGTTTCATCTCTCTTGATGACCTGCCCTTTGCTGGAAGACGATTCAGTCCTCGCTCTCAAAGGCCGCCAGCTTGTGTCCTCGGATTATGTCGCGATGACGCTTCAGGTCCTGCGGCGGGCCGGGATCAGGATGACCCGCCGCGGAGAAAGACTTTTCTTTATCCCCGGCCGCCAGGTTTACCGCGGGCTCGGTCATTTCACGGTCCCGTCGGATTACGGGCTGGCCGCGTTTCTGCTGGCCGCCTGCGCCCTTGTCCCGTCGGCGGCCGTTTTGACCGGACATTTTGACGACGCGCTCGTGCAGGCCGACGGGCGGATCCTGGGGTTTCTCCGGCGCATGGGCGTCCGTTTCCGGAGAACGAAGAACGCCCTGTTGATCCGCGGCCCCTTTGCATTGAAGGGCGGCCGTTTTTCATTGAAAGACTGCCCGGATCTGGTCCCGGTCATGGCGGTGCTGGCGCTGTTCGCCCGCGGGACGACAAGGCTCTGCGACATCCGCCACGCACGGGTCAAGGAGTCCGACCGGATCAGCGATTTGCGCTCTGAGCTGCTCAAGACCGGGGCGGACGTGAGGGAGACGCAGACAGAGCTGATCATCAATCCTCGGCCGGGTTACCGGTCCGGGGTCCTGCTGGACCCTCATCAGGACCACCGGTTGGCCATGGCCTTCAGCGTGCTGGGACTTAAGATCGGGACAAAAATCCGCGATATCGACTGTGTCCGTAAATCCTATCCAGGATTTGTGAGGGACATCCGGGCCCTGGGCGCCAAAGTCTCGAGGGCAAAACAAGGAAAAATCCTGAATAAACGTTGA
- a CDS encoding rod shape-determining protein: MIQQIVRFIKSAVNYVLGLFSNDIGIDLGTATTLVYVKGEGVVLCEPSVVAIEKETNRVVAVGDEAKKMLGRTPGNIVAIRPMKDGVISDFEITEAMLKYFIRKVHRRRVLVRPAMVIAIPSGITEVEKRAVKDSAERAGARSVDLIEEPKAAAVGVGLPVEEAAGNMIIDIGGGTTEFAVISLGGLVYSKSIRIAGDEMDMAIMEYLRKTYNLLIGERTAEEIKIRIGSAYPLEEELTMDVRGRDLIAGLPKTITITSEEVREALHDPVQAIVDASKATLENTPPELSADLIDRGIVMAGGGSLLRGMDKRIAEETGLPVHIADDPLTAVVLGTGQTLNMPPRLRRRLIVPTKLDF, translated from the coding sequence ATGATCCAGCAAATCGTCCGGTTTATCAAAAGCGCCGTGAACTACGTCCTCGGACTTTTCTCCAATGATATCGGGATCGACCTCGGGACGGCGACCACCCTGGTGTATGTCAAGGGTGAGGGCGTTGTCCTTTGCGAGCCGTCGGTTGTCGCGATCGAAAAAGAGACCAACCGTGTGGTCGCGGTGGGGGACGAGGCCAAAAAGATGCTCGGCCGCACACCCGGAAACATCGTGGCCATCCGTCCCATGAAGGACGGCGTCATTTCGGATTTTGAGATCACCGAGGCCATGCTCAAGTATTTCATCAGGAAGGTGCACCGCCGCCGCGTGCTGGTCCGGCCGGCGATGGTGATCGCGATCCCCTCGGGGATCACGGAAGTGGAAAAGCGCGCGGTCAAGGACTCCGCCGAGCGCGCCGGCGCCCGGTCCGTGGACCTGATCGAGGAGCCCAAGGCCGCGGCCGTCGGGGTGGGGCTGCCGGTCGAAGAGGCCGCGGGCAACATGATCATCGATATCGGCGGCGGGACCACCGAGTTCGCCGTCATCTCCCTGGGCGGACTGGTTTACTCCAAGTCTATCCGCATCGCCGGGGACGAGATGGACATGGCCATCATGGAATACCTGCGCAAGACCTATAATCTTTTGATCGGGGAACGGACCGCCGAGGAGATCAAGATCCGCATCGGGTCCGCCTATCCCCTGGAAGAAGAATTGACCATGGACGTCCGCGGACGCGATTTGATCGCCGGGCTTCCCAAGACCATCACCATCACTTCGGAAGAGGTCCGGGAAGCTCTTCATGATCCGGTCCAGGCCATCGTGGACGCCTCGAAGGCTACGCTGGAGAACACGCCGCCGGAATTGTCCGCGGACCTGATCGACCGCGGGATCGTTATGGCCGGCGGAGGGTCCCTCCTTCGGGGGATGGACAAACGTATCGCCGAAGAGACGGGACTTCCGGTGCACATCGCCGACGAT